TTAGGATGCGCTCTACATGTTCACCGGGTTTTTTTGGTTcatcttatctaaacttacctgaacatgttataatttattaaaatttattttagttataagttgTAACTAATtaacttttctttttccttagcCTACCTTATACTACCTCCTTTGCACAGACTCTGTTGCaatgtttgaccgttaatacATCCAATTCCGTatgacaaaaaattataaaaagttgatattcataaaaaacattttgagatgaaattatggtcaaagttttaattgttggacatattttttttaagcGTAAATAACTTAATGGAACGCAGGTggtatgaacttatttttttcctgaaataagtggaaacaaGGTGAACAGAACCAAACCTTAGTACATAAGAAAAACACAATTCATATCAATAAGGCCTCGACTCTTGAGTCTTGACATAGTAGTGAGACTGAGCTGAGGATCTGTCTACGTCTCTACCATATGTCACATATTCGAATCCCCATTCACAGTCTGCCATCTGTATTGTCCTCGAGGCCCACAATTCATACACTATTGACAATTGCTGGACTATAGCCAGTAGTATCATCCCAATACTTTGACCACAACATTACCCCTCCATAGTCACGTGACTTCTTTATAACCGGAAGTACTTGAGATTTCAGTACATCCGCCGGAATATACCCGTTTCCGGCCACCCATTTGGCCGCCGGCAACCCCATAAACAACCTCTTTATATATCCTGTTGAAGACCATACATTCCATGAATTTATAAGATTTGTAATATTCCCATCAATGTATTGACATGATGTGTGACCATAAAATTGGACCCAAACATAGTCAAATAGTCTAGTTTTTAAGGCCATATCCAAATATTTGCTAGGAAATGGACATAGAGGGGCTGCAGTTAGATACACCTTTCTTTTTCCTCGTCGATTATACCGCGCCAAGTATCTTGCTAGGTCGTCCCAATGTCGCGTTGAGTTCGATTGGTCGATAGCAAAGTCGATACCATCGAACACCGCGTTACCGAGAGGCCTATAACTCGAGGTATTCCCTCTGTTTCCTATTACTTTTCctgtttgtaaaaaaaaaacacgcGTGTTAGAAATATTCCATATCGCATGCATGATTGATAATATTCCTTccgtctttttttttctttacgtttttgttttttgttgtcctaaaattttctttacatttcattttatattatcacataaacgctttaatattctatcaaaatttgtgtcaaataattatttaaaccaATTAAATGCGTTGGGTCATTTAATATCTTACACTTCTCCATTAATTAGGACAttaatttgttttttcattttctcaatatcataattttgataaaagtaaaaaattataaataaacgtaaatttcctgttaaaataaaaaatagaggaattcaatgcacattaattagtcgctAAAACACGTGTAAAATACCAACTATAAAGAACAAAAGATGAATACTAGtgttatttttgtttattttattttaatttttaaattaacaaacaaataaagattATTGAAGTGCGTGAAAGAAAGAGATAGAAAAATGAGTTAAGTATTAAATCAGGTCAGGTTTTAAATGACAAAAATAAAGTATTTTGAATTACCCGAAAAAGAAATCAAGAAAATCAATAAGAGACAGAAGGAATACCGTACCACCCAAGAAGTTGTCCCATAGGTAACGCGAAAAATTCCTCGTATCTTTCTTAGAGGAAAAACCATAATTTCCTATAGCGCCCCCTAAAGAGAGCATAACCTTAACACCCAAAGATTGACAATACTCCACTTCCGGCCCCACAACGGTGCACCCACCCGAAGACGGATCGCAGTGTCCAGCTAGATTCAATGACGGGGATTGACCGGACCCAAAAACGTTAAGGAACGCAACGTTTACAAACTCGTACCTTCTTGTCGCGCATGTTTCGTTAAGGGTTCCCTCGAAGCCGTTCTGGCCCCAATAGATAGAGATTCCACCGGAGTAGGATCTTGTGAAGAAGGAaaagagaagaagagaaatgAGGTGAAGAAGTTTCTTAGACATAATTTTGTGATCTAAGGCATGCATTATTGTACGCATATGTGGTTGGCTATTTATGCATGTTGTGATCTATTGTCCTACATATTTATGCACACTCATGATCAGTAATTCACGCTTATGCGCACCATGTAGAAATATAGATCAAGTGGTTATAAATTTGTTGACTCTGACTCATTTATAGGAAATATTATGATATTATCATCTATGAGAATTTAAGAGGACCACGTTATATGTGCGAGAAGAAATCTCTGTAGGACAATGATTTattaatatttgttttttttttcttttccccaAAGGTAGGAAGAAAAGAGAATATTTTACGAGGGGAATTTCTAATACATCATCCAAATTTGAAATATCTTGTTATATTTCGTACTCGATCTCCACATATATGTTATGTTTTTGTGTGTGTAGAGAGCCACAAAGGGTAAAATGGCATAGAAAGAATATGGTATCACGTCTTAAGATTTTATATCACCAATTAAGTGAGTTGACATCTACACATGTTATCTGCTGAATGTTTGATTTTTTGGATCGGATGATTTCGTGGGATTAAGACTTTAGAGCTAAGATAGGGTTTTGGGGGTAATAGTGACTTATGGTGagatttgtttaattatttaacaaaaggtcttgcgcgcagcgcgcactacgtgtacaataaatttattgtacaccaaaataacttttacccaattttttgtaactttaacctaattttgattaacttttatattagtaataaaaaagttgatagataaacattttaaagagttaaatgataaattttatacattatttgtcaatttaaagaaataagttttactaaaactaaaaaatttatcactaaaaaatacataatttttacatatataagcttaacttttaagcattttgataTAACTTTTACTccagtgtacaatatttattgtacacccattgtaaataagaatttgtgattatttaattaaaattgatcTGACTAATTTAATTACTTTTACTCATATGTTGAATTGTAGTGAGAATACTTCAAGTTGAatttttctagtttgaccacatctagtattatatactccgtactctTCTAGATAGGGTTGTTTCATTTTATTTCACAAATTCACAGCCAACCTACTGCTTTGACATAATAGCATTGTTTAACTTTTAAGTTCTAAGTTCAAAGTCAAAATTTATGGCATAAGTCCAacaattttttgttgttgttccgTTATGAATGAGCTACAAGATCAATACAAGTTACAATCAGGGAGAAGAGAAATTCAATCCTAAGACCTATCATCAGTTTTTAACCATTAGGTCAAGACACTGTCGGTAAAATCTATTTGGTCAACTCAGGCAAAGTATAGGGAGTACCCTAATAGCTAATaggtgaaaaaaaaaacttatggaGTGTCAAAAAAGTGAGGAAACTGACTTAATTGATACCCCTAATCTTAATTGCATCCGGTTGTTACTTATGATAAATCCATTTACTAAAGGCGGGTAGCGTCTAactttcaaaaaacaaaaaaaaaatctcacaaCAATTAActtgtaatatttttttttatttagcaagaagtacacaaattcttatttacatgggtgTACGATAAaaattgtacaccgaagttaaagttaacgtaaaatgcttaaaaattatctactttttagtaataaaaatttttattttaataaaaaaatgtttcttcaaaatcactaataatgtataaaattaattatttaaccatttaaaaagtttatctatcaattttttttaatactccgtaatataaaagttagagaaaattgggtaaaagttagaagaaaaaaaaagggtaaAAGTTATGTTGTGTACTTATAATATAATTACAtaagaaattgaattaaataGGGAAACAAAAtgacgcaatttagaaggtggaccatggtgcacatagagcatgatgcaccttaagaacattagtatataattaaaagaacttaacatctggttacgtaaaaagaacattacaaacttttctataaggcggtcttacacaaaagaccaccttgatatcatataagttaagcaatggaaccaattagttaagcacttgaactaattagttaagcactgaaaccaattagttaagcaaaagaattaattagttaagcaattgaatcaattaattaactaatgtaaccaattagttaagaaattaaaccaattagttaagcaaccaaagtggtctttccggtaaggcggtcttacacaaaagttgccgaaagaacatggacatatatttttttatatttttaataaattgtgatttttataacaaaaaagtaaaacattatattgcatgttcttttgtggtagtgtcatgttcttttatttatacacatgtgttcttttggtgcaccatgctctatgtgcaccatggtccatagtccacggattgacAAAATGGAACAAATTAAATGGACTTAAAGGGTTGCCTAATTCAATATTATAGCAATACCAATACTTGAGACATGACCTCCACCATCTCCGCCATCTAAACCACCCTTAATGGCGGCTCCGTACCCGGTCTTCTCATCATAGTACCTAGACCAAACCATAACCCCACCAAACTTAGGACCCTCCATTATTTCCGGCAACACCTCAGTTACAACCACATCAACAGGAACATACCCACCACTAGTAGCAGCATCTACACCAGCAGGCAATCCCAGGAAAATCAACCCTGCATTCGCGGTACTCCACTTGTCCCAGAAGTGTACGAGATTGGTTGAATTCCCGGTATCATATTGGCAAGATGGATTGTTAAAGAATTGTACCCAAATGTAGTCGAAAACACCGGCTTTTATGGCTTTGCTTAGATATGTGTCAGGAAAGGGGCAGTGTGGTGCTGCTGATAAGTATACTGTTTGATGTGTGCTGCTGCGGCTGCTGAGTGATTTTGCGAGGGTGTCGTAGTTTTTGCTTAAGCCGAGTTTGATGTGGAAGTCTATGCCGTCGAGGATTGCGTTTCCGAATGGGCGGGAGTTTGAGGTTCCTCCTCCTAGGAAGTTGTCCCAAAGGTAGTTTGCTACCTGTAATCATTCAGAAGATCGATGTTAGATTCGTTTCAATAGATATTTTAGACTGGTTTCGATAGATATTTCAAAAGTGCAAAAAATTTGTACATGTTAGGGTACTATTGTCAGGCCCGGTGGTGGCCCTGTGCATCCTGGTCAATAGCACAGGGCCACACAAAAAATGAGGGGCCATTTTCGGCAGCCCATatacatattaaaaaaaaaaagaaaaaaaagaatgaTGTTACACTGTATTCTGTTCAGCTTTCAATTTCCCAGATGAACGCTCTTCCcttctcaagaaaattcaaCGCTCCATTCATTTCTCATAGATTACTTGTTTCCAATATTATCTCAAATTCCCAATTccaataattttattttcaatcctTCCATATTCTAATCAACAACTTACCTTtctcaaacaaatc
This genomic stretch from Spinacia oleracea cultivar Varoflay chromosome 3, BTI_SOV_V1, whole genome shotgun sequence harbors:
- the LOC110779388 gene encoding acidic endochitinase-like, with product MRTIMHALDHKIMSKKLLHLISLLLFSFFTRSYSGGISIYWGQNGFEGTLNETCATRRYEFVNVAFLNVFGSGQSPSLNLAGHCDPSSGGCTVVGPEVEYCQSLGVKVMLSLGGAIGNYGFSSKKDTRNFSRYLWDNFLGGKVIGNRGNTSSYRPLGNAVFDGIDFAIDQSNSTRHWDDLARYLARYNRRGKRKVYLTAAPLCPFPSKYLDMALKTRLFDYVWVQFYGHTSCQYIDGNITNLINSWNVWSSTGYIKRLFMGLPAAKWVAGNGYIPADVLKSQVLPVIKKSRDYGGVMLWSKYWDDTTGYSPAIVNSV
- the LOC110779749 gene encoding acidic endochitinase-like, which codes for MDFLTLTLIILATQFMNLCHGAGIATYWGQHGGEGTLAAACATGNYQYINIAFLNVFGNGRIPQLNLSSHCNTSIHGSCRWIGDDVVACQKKGIQVLLSLGGGVGTYSLSSTNDAQEVANYLWDNFLGGGTSNSRPFGNAILDGIDFHIKLGLSKNYDTLAKSLSSRSSTHQTVYLSAAPHCPFPDTYLSKAIKAGVFDYIWVQFFNNPSCQYDTGNSTNLVHFWDKWSTANAGLIFLGLPAGVDAATSGGYVPVDVVVTEVLPEIMEGPKFGGVMVWSRYYDEKTGYGAAIKGGLDGGDGGGHVSSIGIAIILN